One genomic region from Apodemus sylvaticus chromosome 1, mApoSyl1.1, whole genome shotgun sequence encodes:
- the LOC127680647 gene encoding olfactory receptor 52H1-like — translation MYNLSCYNPTSFTLIGIPGLEKFHIWIGIPFCVIYVVAIVGNCVLLYLIAVEQSLHEPMFIFLSMLASTDLVLSTATVPKLLSNLWFGSQEITFSGCLTQMFFLHFSFVVDSAILLAMAFDRYVAICLPLRYSTILTPQVIVKIMVSIIVRSFSVILPDVFLLRRLPFCKTRVIPHTYCEHIGVARLSSADISINIWYGFSVPLMTVISDVILIAVSYIFILRAVFLLASQGARQKALSTCGSHVCVILMFYTPAFFSILAHRFGHSVPRNVLILFANFYVAIPPALNPVVYGVKTKQIQDKFLLFFSLRKTQ, via the coding sequence ATGTATAACCTAAGCTGTTACAACCCAACTTCCTTCACTCTTATTGGCATACCCGGCTTGGAAAAGTTCCACATCTGGATCGGTATTCCCTTTTGTGTCATCTATGTTGTGGCTATCGTAGGCAACTGCGTTCTCCTCTACCTGATTGCAGTGGAGCAGAGCCTCCACGAGCCCATGTTTATATTCCTGTCCATGCTGGCCAGCACAGACCTCGTCTTGTCCACTGCCACAGTGCCCAAACTGCTCAGTAACCTTTGGTTTGGGTCCCAAGAAATAACCTTCTCCGGGTGTCTCACTCAGATGTTTTTCCTCCACTTCAGCTTTGTGGTGGACTCGGCTATCCTGTTAGCCATGGCATTTGATCGCTATGTGGCTATCTGCTTGCCCTTGAGGTACAGCACCATCCTGACTCCGCAGGTGATTGTCAAGATTATGGTGAGCATCATTGTGAGGAGCTTCTCAGTCATCCTGCCAGATGTTTTCCTGCTGAGGCGATTGCCATTTTGCAAGACCCGTGTCATTCCTCACACGTACTGTGAGCATATAGGCGTTGCAAGGCTTTCCTCTGCAGACATCTCTATCAACATCTGGTATGGGTTTTCCGTCCCCCTCATGACTGTAATCTCAGACGTCATCCTGATTGCAGTATCCTACATCTTCATCCTCCGGGCAGTCTTTCTGCTCGCTTCTCAGGGTGCCCGCCAGAAGGCCTTGAGCACCTGTGGTTCCCATGTCTGTGTCATCCTCATGTTCTACACACCTGCCTTCTTCTCTATCCTTGCTCATCGCTTTGGGCACAGTGTTCCTCGTAATGTTCTCATCTTATTTGCTAACTTCTATGTGGCCATCCCTCCTGCTCTAAATCCAGTTGTTTATGGAGTGAAGACCAAGCAGATCCAGGACAAAttcctgcttttcttctctttgagAAAGACACAATGA